Proteins encoded together in one Streptomyces sp. NBC_01216 window:
- a CDS encoding Pycsar system effector family protein, giving the protein MAGGGGPETSPDRVAPVPDGGLHGRDPAGERIAERLLNTIREDLGRADSKAAVLLSGALALPAFLIGWHGAPDWRGAADIALVVAGVLWAVAVTALVRALMPRTGTVRGRPGVTFFGDLLPPRDFARLSAEVTEAGRDPVGWLLVQAVDVSSILSAKYRAIRWGVTALTPAAALALVWSLTAR; this is encoded by the coding sequence ATGGCGGGCGGCGGGGGTCCGGAAACGTCCCCCGACCGGGTCGCGCCGGTGCCGGACGGGGGTCTGCACGGGCGCGACCCGGCGGGGGAACGCATCGCTGAACGGCTGTTGAACACGATTCGGGAGGACCTGGGCCGGGCCGACTCCAAGGCGGCCGTCCTGCTCTCCGGGGCGCTGGCGCTGCCCGCGTTCCTGATCGGGTGGCACGGCGCGCCGGACTGGCGCGGCGCGGCCGACATCGCGCTGGTGGTCGCCGGCGTGCTCTGGGCCGTCGCGGTGACCGCGCTGGTCCGGGCCCTGATGCCACGTACCGGCACGGTGCGCGGGCGGCCGGGCGTGACGTTCTTCGGCGACCTGCTGCCTCCGCGGGATTTCGCGCGGCTGTCCGCCGAGGTCACCGAAGCCGGCCGCGACCCGGTCGGCTGGCTGCTCGTCCAGGCGGTGGACGTCAGCTCGATCCTGTCCGCGAAGTACCGGGCCATCCGCTGGGGGGTCACCGCGCTGACCCCGGCGGCGGCGCTGGCACTGGTCTGGAGCCTGACCGCGCGCTGA
- a CDS encoding YfhO family protein has product MPPAADTASARGEDAHDGGTTAPGAAGGDDGRSRASESGPHGPAGDRRSAGPSSPGGDPPAPVPGVPRGRPPRNAPGAPWRAPTAAALLSCLVFCLGGLLAGSHPFGPTTRNTVDLGQQYLPFHAYWRRLLLGETDGDLFLNWNSGFGSNFLGDYGTYLSSPFDLMVLLFPADRIELALYAVTVAKISAAAAAMALLLPRLRPGPWPVAAVLGTAYALCGWTLNYAATVPMWLDGLLAFPLLCLVGEWARAGRRPLLGPLVVAIAWYANFYTAYMATVGAAVVLFVRLCTADDGARRRLAGLLRAARSVLVGIGLAAPLIVVIFLATRVAQPTPETSFTAVPWPEVFARLLPATASVASPALFIGTPALALALTLPFNRAVAAGVRWAWTAAICLVALSMQWEPTHLLWHAGASPNGIPYRQTFVLCGLLLIAAWLSTASGPPRTPALLGAGTLLTVLTLSSLGNPVVDRWTYPAFAAALALVVLAAAALLLARHRAAGARVLPAAAVVLLVLAQAGETAITGARIERQQLSRVSWSPRLGPWHTDTAEATASKDAWPRYRTDPGEVPGGNDVLLVGGQGADYYSSLTSEVLSGTLTSLGFGSYAKGRHPVSLDNPVTDALFSVGTRIRSTPSAPPRTDRLPEAAVTVTDTPVPPLVTVRPGLRPTAHGFRHGASAFDNQEALLGADVYEVPAAPRRANGPRGAVTLTVGCPAGAQVWFWAPRYRGTAVLGDRRPVAFAGGPPSVMAPMGRLGTVPDSGEVRIVLRPAGKLVLPERPVGCLVEERLTTAVEAATATGATSVRTSGHTLTAELPPGSTGTAVVAVPRISGWTCAAGDADPVPARSHLGLIAVPLDGTQTTVGCSFRPPGLRLGGAVGAAALLCLLATALRHRFLRRTGRVHPACTSGTSGGN; this is encoded by the coding sequence GTGCCCCCCGCTGCCGACACCGCATCCGCCCGAGGGGAAGACGCACACGACGGGGGAACGACCGCCCCCGGCGCGGCGGGCGGGGACGACGGGCGGTCGCGGGCGTCGGAATCGGGACCCCACGGACCCGCCGGGGACCGCCGGAGCGCCGGACCTTCCTCCCCCGGCGGCGATCCCCCCGCTCCCGTCCCGGGCGTCCCCCGCGGCCGGCCGCCGCGGAACGCGCCCGGTGCACCCTGGCGCGCCCCGACGGCCGCCGCGCTGCTCAGCTGCCTCGTCTTCTGCCTCGGCGGCCTGCTGGCCGGCAGCCATCCCTTCGGGCCCACCACCCGCAACACCGTCGACCTCGGCCAGCAGTACCTGCCGTTCCACGCCTACTGGCGCCGGCTTCTCCTCGGCGAGACCGACGGCGACCTGTTCCTCAACTGGAACTCCGGCTTCGGCTCCAACTTCCTCGGCGACTACGGCACCTACCTGAGCAGCCCCTTCGACCTGATGGTCCTGCTCTTCCCGGCCGACCGGATCGAACTCGCCCTCTACGCCGTCACCGTCGCCAAGATCAGCGCGGCAGCCGCCGCGATGGCCCTGCTGCTGCCGAGGCTGCGCCCCGGCCCCTGGCCGGTGGCCGCCGTCCTGGGCACGGCCTACGCCCTGTGTGGCTGGACCCTGAACTACGCCGCCACCGTCCCGATGTGGCTCGACGGCCTGCTGGCCTTCCCGCTGCTCTGCCTCGTCGGCGAATGGGCCCGCGCCGGCCGGCGGCCCCTCCTCGGCCCCCTGGTCGTCGCCATCGCCTGGTACGCGAACTTCTACACCGCCTACATGGCCACCGTCGGCGCGGCCGTCGTGCTGTTCGTCCGGCTGTGCACCGCCGACGACGGCGCCCGCCGGCGTCTCGCCGGACTGCTGCGTGCCGCCCGGTCCGTGCTCGTCGGCATCGGACTCGCGGCTCCGCTCATCGTGGTGATCTTCCTGGCGACCCGGGTCGCGCAGCCCACACCCGAGACGTCGTTCACCGCCGTCCCCTGGCCGGAGGTCTTCGCCCGGCTGCTGCCCGCCACGGCGAGCGTCGCCAGCCCCGCCCTCTTCATCGGCACCCCCGCCCTCGCGCTGGCCCTGACGCTGCCCTTCAACCGTGCCGTGGCCGCCGGGGTCCGGTGGGCCTGGACGGCGGCGATCTGCCTGGTGGCGCTTTCGATGCAGTGGGAACCCACCCACCTCCTCTGGCACGCCGGAGCCTCGCCCAACGGCATCCCGTACCGGCAGACGTTCGTGCTCTGCGGCCTGCTGCTGATCGCCGCCTGGCTCTCCACGGCGAGCGGACCGCCCCGGACGCCCGCCCTGCTCGGCGCGGGCACGCTCCTCACCGTCCTGACCCTGAGCTCCCTCGGCAACCCGGTCGTCGACCGCTGGACCTATCCCGCCTTCGCCGCGGCCCTGGCCCTGGTGGTGCTCGCCGCGGCGGCCCTCCTCCTCGCCCGGCACCGCGCGGCCGGGGCCCGCGTCCTGCCCGCCGCGGCCGTCGTCCTGCTGGTCCTCGCGCAGGCCGGCGAGACCGCGATCACCGGCGCCAGGATCGAGCGGCAGCAGCTGAGCAGGGTCTCGTGGTCCCCGAGGCTCGGTCCCTGGCACACGGACACGGCCGAGGCGACCGCGAGCAAGGACGCCTGGCCCCGGTACCGCACCGACCCGGGCGAGGTCCCCGGCGGCAACGACGTCCTCCTCGTCGGCGGTCAGGGAGCCGACTACTACAGCAGCCTCACCTCCGAGGTCCTCTCCGGCACCCTGACCTCGCTCGGCTTCGGCTCCTACGCCAAGGGCCGTCACCCGGTCAGCCTGGACAACCCCGTGACCGACGCGCTGTTCTCCGTCGGGACCCGGATACGTTCCACCCCCTCGGCCCCGCCGCGCACCGACCGGCTGCCCGAAGCCGCCGTCACGGTCACCGACACCCCGGTGCCGCCGCTCGTCACCGTCCGCCCCGGCCTCCGGCCGACGGCCCACGGGTTCCGCCACGGCGCGTCCGCCTTCGACAACCAGGAGGCGCTGCTCGGCGCCGACGTCTACGAGGTGCCCGCCGCGCCCCGCCGGGCGAACGGACCCCGCGGCGCCGTGACCCTCACCGTCGGTTGCCCCGCCGGCGCCCAGGTCTGGTTCTGGGCGCCCCGATACCGGGGCACCGCGGTCCTGGGCGACCGGCGGCCCGTCGCCTTCGCCGGCGGACCGCCGTCCGTCATGGCCCCCATGGGACGGCTCGGTACCGTCCCCGACTCCGGCGAGGTACGGATCGTGCTGCGCCCCGCCGGGAAGCTTGTACTGCCGGAACGCCCCGTCGGCTGTCTCGTCGAGGAGCGGCTGACCACGGCCGTCGAGGCGGCGACCGCCACCGGCGCCACCTCCGTGCGGACCTCCGGCCACACGCTCACGGCCGAACTGCCCCCCGGCAGCACCGGGACCGCCGTCGTCGCCGTCCCGCGGATCTCCGGCTGGACCTGCGCCGCGGGCGACGCGGACCCGGTACCCGCCCGCAGCCACCTCGGACTGATCGCCGTCCCGCTCGACGGCACGCAGACCACCGTCGGCTGCTCCTTCCGGCCGCCGGGGCTGCGGCTCGGCGGCGCGGTCGGCGCCGCCGCCCTGCTCTGCCTCCTCGCGACCGCGCTCCGGCACCGGTTCCTCCGGAGGACCGGAAGAGTTCATCCGGCGTGCACATCGGGCACGTCCGGCGGGAACTGA
- a CDS encoding Crp/Fnr family transcriptional regulator, which translates to MGLLGEEHAFARALTAQENESVMALGSRKSYAADAHLLTEGDRSRHVMIILRGWVTVSVATDRGATRLILGLRGPGELLGEMAALDSRPRSATVRALGPTEAQVMTGDAFRRFLALHPRVSGLVMRQLTFRLRSADQERSALASLTVLQRLAARLVELSRSDSSHPYAPSAPDGHAGSAVHLAQDELAATVGATREAVAKALRLLRTQRVVRTGNRLVEVLDPALLALLAEGHQE; encoded by the coding sequence ATGGGGCTGCTCGGTGAGGAACACGCGTTCGCGCGTGCTCTGACCGCCCAGGAGAACGAGAGCGTGATGGCGCTCGGGAGCCGGAAGTCCTACGCCGCCGACGCCCATCTCCTGACGGAGGGCGACCGTTCACGTCACGTCATGATCATCTTACGGGGGTGGGTGACCGTCTCCGTCGCCACCGACCGTGGTGCCACCCGGCTGATACTCGGCCTGCGCGGCCCCGGCGAACTGCTCGGCGAGATGGCCGCCCTGGACAGCCGCCCCCGGAGCGCCACCGTGCGCGCGCTGGGCCCGACGGAGGCCCAGGTCATGACGGGGGACGCCTTCCGCCGCTTCCTCGCCCTCCACCCGCGGGTCAGTGGTCTGGTGATGCGCCAACTCACCTTCCGGCTCCGCAGCGCCGACCAGGAGCGTTCCGCGCTCGCCTCGCTCACCGTGCTGCAGCGACTGGCCGCCCGGCTCGTCGAACTCTCACGGTCCGATTCCTCCCACCCCTACGCGCCCTCCGCTCCGGACGGCCACGCCGGCTCGGCCGTCCACCTGGCCCAGGACGAACTGGCCGCCACCGTGGGCGCCACCCGCGAGGCCGTCGCCAAGGCCCTGCGGCTGCTGCGTACCCAGCGTGTCGTGCGTACCGGCAACCGCCTGGTGGAGGTACTCGACCCCGCGCTGCTCGCCCTTCTCGCGGAGGGTCATCAGGAGTAA